The Thioflexithrix psekupsensis genomic interval TCCACCTGAACGCCCACCCCTTCCAAATTCAAACCTTCCGTATAAGGCTTACGTCCGACCGCCACCACCAACTTATCCACCACCAACGACTGCACAGTGCCGTCTTTTTCATACGACAAATGCACCTCACCGCCTTTCACCTCAGCCGCGGCCAACTTCGCGCCCGTATGAATCGTCAAACCCTGCTTATTAAATTCTTTCAAAGCCGCCGTAGCGATTTTCCGATCAACAGGAGCTAAAAACGTGGGCAGAGCTTCCAAAATCGTCACCTCACTGCCCAAGCGCGACCACACACTGCCCAATTCCAAACCAATCGCCCCTGCTCCGATCACGCCCAACCGCTTAGGCACAGACGCAAAAGACAAAGCCCCCGTTGAATCCACAATCAACTCCCCATCCACAGGCGCGATGGGCAAGCGAGCAGGAACAGACCCCGTCGCCACAATCACATTCTCAGCGCGAACCGTCTCCACAGAACCGTCCGCCTTCGTAATCGCCACCTCATTCGCCGACACAAAACGCGCCGCCCCTTCCAAACGAGTCACCTTATTCTTACGAAACAGCCCCGCGATGCCCGAAGTCAAATTTTGCACAATCTTATCTTTCCGCGCCAACATCGTCGCCACATCCAGTTTCAAACCATCCACTGCGATGCCATGATCCGCCGCATGTTTTTGCAAATGTAAAAAATGATGAGACGAATCCAACAACGCCTTAGAAGGAATACACCCCACATTCAAACACGTACCACCTAAAACATTCGCGCCTTTTGGATCAATCCATTTTTCCACACAAGCCGTCTTAAAACCCAACTGCGCGCAACGAATAGCCGCCACATAACCTGCGGGACCCGCGCCGATCACCAACACTTGAAAATCAGACATAACACAACCTCAAAAAAAACCATGAAGAAGAAAACCGCCCCGCTTCAACCTTCTCCCCTCCCAGCGACAGAGGGGAGAAAACGGGAATGGACGAAAAAAAAACGCTTTAAAGTTCCAACACCAAACGGGCGGGGTCTTCAACTGCCTTTTTCACCGCCACCAAGAACTGCACCGCATCGCGGCCATCAATAATACGATGATCATAAGACAAGGCCACATACATCATCGGACGGATGACCACTTGTCCATTTTCAGCCACAGGGCGTTCCACAATATTGTGCATTCCTAAAATGGCACTTTGTGGGGGATTCAAGATAGGCGTGGACATCATCGATCCAAAAATACCGCCATTCGTGATACTAAAAGTCCCACCGGTCAAATCTTCAATCGTCAATTTCGCATCGCGGGCTTTTTTACCGAGATCAGAAATAGACTTCTCCACATCCGCGAAAGACATCGCATCCACATCGCGTAAAATTGGCACCACCAAACCGCGAGGCGAACTCACCGCAATCCCAATATCATAATACCCGTGGTAAACAATATCATCCCCTTCCGTAGACGCATTAATAATCGGGAATTGCTGCAAAGCCGCGACAGCCGCTTTAGTAAAAAACGACATAAAACCGAGTTTAACCCCATGCCGTTTCTCAAAATCATCTTTATACTTATTCCGCAAATCCATAGCGGGCTTCATATTAATTTCGTTAAACGTCGTCAAAATCGCATGTTCCTGCTGCGCATTTAACAACCGTTTAGCCGCACTCTTACGCAAGCGCGTCATCGCCACACGCTCTTCTGACCGTGCGCCGACAGGAGCGGGCGTAACAGGAGCAGCCGTGGTTTTGCCTGCGATTGCGCCTAACATATCCGCTTTAGTCACCCGATCCCCTTGATGTGGCACAGAGGCAGGCGCAATTCCCGACTCACTGGCCAACTTACGCACCGCCGGGCTTGTTTTCGGATCACTGGCGGCCGCAGCAGGCGCAGCAGCCACCGGTGCAGCCGCAACAGGCGCAGGCGCAGCGGCCGCAGCCGTCCCCACACTCACCCGACCCAATAACTCCTCACTGGCCACTATCTCGCCCGCAGGCTTGACAATCTCAGTCAACACCCCCGCTTGACCCGCGACCACTTCCAAGACCACTTTATCCGTCTCAATATCAACCAATTTCTCGCCTTCGGCAACTGCATCACCGGGCTTTTTATACCATTCCAACACCACCGCTTCAGCCACAGACTCAGCCAAAACAGGCACTTTAACTTCTTCAACAGACATTATTATTTTCCTTTTGGTGGACTAAAAAAACCAAACACCCGACAGAAATTCCCCAAAAAACTCCTGTCGGACTCAAAAAAACTAAGCAGTACGACGTTTAGCCGACCGCTCATCCAACTGCAACGCATCATTCAAAAAGTCAAGCAACTGCTGACGATGCACCTGCAACGACCCCACCGCCGGCGAAGCCGAAGCAGGACGGCCAGCATACTCAATGCGGCCACTCTCCTCATGACCCAAATTCACATCCATGTGCGCCCGCATATACCACCACGCGCCTTGATTACGTGGTTCTTCCTGCACCCAAACCCGATGCTTCACATGAGGATAACGCGCCAACACCTCAGCAATCGCCTGTTTAGGATACGGATAAAGCTGTTCTAAACGAATAATCGCCACTTCATCAATACCATGTTCCTCGCGGGCTTCAACCAAGTCGTAATAAACCTTACCGCTACAGAACAACAAACGATTCACTTTCTCAGGGACAATATTTGGATCGACTTCATCGATCACCACCTGAAAACCGCGATCCGTAAATTCCTCAAAATGCGACACGGCGCGTTTATGACGCAACAAACTCTTAGGAGTCATGACAATCAAAGGCTTACGATAAGGACGCAACATCTGACGACGCAACATGTGGAAACACTGCGCGGGCGTAGTAGGATTACAAACCTGAATATTATCCTCTGCACACAACTGCAAATACCGCTCTAAACGCGCTGAAGAATGCTCAGGCCCCTGACCATCATAACCATGTGGCAACAACATCACGAGACCGCTCAAGCGTCCCCATTTCGACTCAGAAGAACTAATAAACTGATCAATCACCACTTGCGCGCCATTGGCAAAATCACCAAACTGCGCCTCCCAAATCACCAAGGTATGCGGATCAGAAGAACTAAAACCAAACTCAAATCCTAAAACCGCTTCTTCGGACAACAGCGAATTAATCACCAAAAAATTCGCCTGCTTATCCGACAACTTACGCAAAGGCAAATACGTT includes:
- the lpdA gene encoding dihydrolipoyl dehydrogenase; translated protein: MSDFQVLVIGAGPAGYVAAIRCAQLGFKTACVEKWIDPKGANVLGGTCLNVGCIPSKALLDSSHHFLHLQKHAADHGIAVDGLKLDVATMLARKDKIVQNLTSGIAGLFRKNKVTRLEGAARFVSANEVAITKADGSVETVRAENVIVATGSVPARLPIAPVDGELIVDSTGALSFASVPKRLGVIGAGAIGLELGSVWSRLGSEVTILEALPTFLAPVDRKIATAALKEFNKQGLTIHTGAKLAAAEVKGGEVHLSYEKDGTVQSLVVDKLVVAVGRKPYTEGLNLEGVGVQVDERGFVKVDSGRWTGVGGIYAVGDVIGGPMLAHKGSEEGIMVAERLAGQKTEMHYDVMPWVIYTWPEIAWVGKTEEELKAAGVAYKVGQFPFAASGRAMAHGDTSGMIRMLADKQTDRILGVHLFGISASELLGEAVLAMEFEASSEDLARTIHGHPTLSEGLHEVALAVDGRMIHA
- the odhB gene encoding 2-oxoglutarate dehydrogenase complex dihydrolipoyllysine-residue succinyltransferase, which codes for MSVEEVKVPVLAESVAEAVVLEWYKKPGDAVAEGEKLVDIETDKVVLEVVAGQAGVLTEIVKPAGEIVASEELLGRVSVGTAAAAAPAPVAAAPVAAAPAAAASDPKTSPAVRKLASESGIAPASVPHQGDRVTKADMLGAIAGKTTAAPVTPAPVGARSEERVAMTRLRKSAAKRLLNAQQEHAILTTFNEINMKPAMDLRNKYKDDFEKRHGVKLGFMSFFTKAAVAALQQFPIINASTEGDDIVYHGYYDIGIAVSSPRGLVVPILRDVDAMSFADVEKSISDLGKKARDAKLTIEDLTGGTFSITNGGIFGSMMSTPILNPPQSAILGMHNIVERPVAENGQVVIRPMMYVALSYDHRIIDGRDAVQFLVAVKKAVEDPARLVLEL